A single genomic interval of Flavihumibacter rivuli harbors:
- a CDS encoding YgaP family membrane protein, whose product MKKNMGNTDKIIRLILAAVFAYLYFSGTVTGTLGLVLVVLGAVFVLTSLVGFCPLYTLLGINTCAAKK is encoded by the coding sequence ATGAAAAAGAACATGGGCAACACAGACAAGATCATCCGTCTTATCCTGGCTGCAGTATTTGCTTACCTGTATTTTTCCGGTACGGTGACGGGTACATTGGGATTGGTTTTGGTGGTACTGGGTGCTGTCTTTGTGCTGACCAGCCTGGTGGGATTCTGTCCTTTGTATACCTTGCTGGGCATCAATACCTGCGCGGCGAAGAAGTAG
- a CDS encoding dipeptidase, translating to MRLSLGLIALMFSFSPVATHAQRSFHDKLVVVDTHNDVISTASMNGMSFDTDLYGKTHSDLNRFRKGGVDIQIFSIFCDETFGKGTAFNRAVREMDSLDAIVARNPDRIMAVNSYADLKKAIKAGKIGAMKGVEGGHMIEDRLDLLDSLYQRGARYLTLTWNNSTSWASSAWDETYLDQGKPTPISQKGLNEQGRQIVRRMNELGMMVDLSHVGVRTFYDALAVSSKPVIVSHSCCHKICPVPRNLTDDQIKAIAKNGGVIHVNFYSGFVDSTYNKKKEGIITKYKAEKDSLLALQWSGHNADEWIFRKYAPEVQALRPGLDQLLDHIDHIVAIAGIDHVGIGSDFDGIESAPQGLEGVEDMPRVTEALLARGYSKKEVAKIMGENFLRLYKAVSPN from the coding sequence ATGAGACTTTCCCTAGGATTAATAGCCCTGATGTTTTCTTTTAGTCCGGTTGCCACCCATGCCCAACGCAGCTTCCACGATAAACTGGTAGTGGTGGATACACATAACGACGTGATCTCTACCGCATCCATGAATGGGATGAGCTTCGATACCGATCTCTATGGCAAGACCCATAGCGACCTCAACCGCTTCAGGAAAGGCGGGGTAGATATCCAGATCTTTTCGATTTTCTGCGACGAAACATTTGGCAAGGGAACGGCCTTCAACAGGGCCGTCAGGGAAATGGATTCATTGGATGCCATTGTTGCCCGCAACCCCGACAGGATCATGGCGGTGAATAGCTACGCGGACCTGAAAAAGGCCATCAAGGCTGGCAAGATCGGTGCCATGAAAGGCGTGGAAGGCGGACACATGATCGAGGACCGGCTGGATCTTTTGGATAGCCTGTACCAACGCGGGGCGCGTTACCTTACCCTCACCTGGAACAATTCCACTTCATGGGCCAGTTCAGCCTGGGATGAGACCTATCTCGACCAGGGCAAGCCCACTCCCATCAGCCAAAAGGGACTGAATGAACAGGGCAGGCAGATCGTCAGGAGAATGAATGAGTTGGGCATGATGGTCGACCTTAGCCATGTTGGGGTTCGTACCTTCTATGATGCACTGGCCGTAAGCTCCAAACCTGTTATTGTTTCCCATAGCTGTTGCCATAAGATCTGCCCTGTCCCCAGGAACCTGACAGATGACCAGATCAAGGCCATCGCGAAGAATGGCGGCGTGATCCATGTGAATTTCTACTCGGGATTCGTGGACAGCACCTATAACAAAAAGAAGGAAGGGATCATTACCAAATACAAGGCTGAAAAAGACTCACTGCTGGCCCTGCAGTGGTCAGGACATAATGCTGACGAATGGATCTTCCGCAAATATGCTCCCGAAGTACAGGCGCTAAGGCCAGGTCTTGACCAGCTGCTGGACCATATTGACCATATCGTTGCCATTGCCGGGATCGACCATGTAGGCATCGGTTCCGATTTCGATGGCATAGAATCTGCCCCGCAGGGACTGGAAGGGGTAGAGGATATGCCCAGGGTCACCGAGGCCCTGCTGGCCAGGGGCTACAGCAAAAAAGAAGTAGCCAAGATCATGGGGGAGAATTTCCTTCGGCTATACAAAGCAGTTAGTCCAAACTGA
- a CDS encoding ABC transporter ATP-binding protein has product MKILWQYLKPYRWLLLLALFFAATAQVLALYDPIIFGKVVDNYAINPKEIDEAERINGVIKLLLLAIGIAMLSRLAATLKDYVVRLIVQKFGMQIFNDGIRQTLRLPYQGFEDQSSGETVSKLQKVKNDTERFINSFINILFSSLVGIAFLVWYAVTKHWALIPVFLLGVVLLGGLTSLLSKKIKTLQRSVVRQNNILGGSITESLRNIELVKSLGLTYPEIRRLREFTQKIYDLELEKTKKVRTLSFLQGTILNLLKQSILFILLWLIFRNILSPGELISMQFISTGIIGPLQDLGNIILQYREAEASLQVFNELMLKEPEFRPEEPIEIAEIEKLEFQKVSFRHKGARANAVEDISFCTEIGETIAFVGPSGSGKSTLVKLLVGLYTPSEGDILIDTISVRNIRYNRVRRQMGFVTQETQMFSGTIRDNMLFVKDDATDEEIMQALEHASCIDLVRNSPKGLDSVLGEGGKKVSGGERQRLAIARALLRKPRLLIFDEATSALDSITEEEITDTIRKISAEKKQMTILIAHRLSTIMHADTIYVLEKGKIVEQGQHDQLLQAKGLYYAMWRQQVGER; this is encoded by the coding sequence ATGAAGATACTCTGGCAATACCTTAAACCTTATCGCTGGCTGTTATTGCTGGCACTATTCTTTGCAGCCACTGCACAGGTCTTGGCATTATATGACCCTATCATTTTTGGTAAGGTTGTCGACAATTATGCCATCAACCCAAAGGAAATTGATGAGGCCGAACGCATCAATGGGGTGATAAAATTGCTGCTGCTTGCAATCGGTATCGCCATGCTTTCCCGCCTTGCCGCAACCCTCAAGGATTACGTGGTAAGGCTGATCGTCCAGAAATTCGGGATGCAGATCTTCAATGACGGGATACGCCAGACATTACGCTTACCTTACCAGGGGTTTGAAGACCAGAGCAGCGGGGAAACAGTTTCCAAACTGCAGAAGGTAAAGAATGATACAGAACGATTCATCAACTCCTTTATCAATATCCTCTTCTCCAGTTTGGTAGGTATCGCCTTCCTGGTTTGGTATGCCGTCACCAAGCATTGGGCCCTTATACCTGTATTCCTTCTGGGTGTGGTATTGCTGGGCGGGCTTACCAGCCTGCTGAGCAAGAAAATAAAGACCTTACAGCGGTCTGTTGTCCGTCAGAACAATATTCTTGGTGGTTCGATCACAGAATCCCTGAGAAACATAGAACTGGTGAAAAGCCTTGGGCTCACCTATCCTGAGATCAGGAGACTAAGGGAGTTCACACAGAAGATATATGACCTGGAATTGGAGAAGACGAAAAAAGTAAGGACCCTTTCTTTTCTACAGGGAACCATCCTAAACCTGTTGAAGCAGTCGATCCTTTTTATCCTGCTTTGGCTCATCTTTCGCAATATCCTCTCGCCAGGTGAGTTGATCTCCATGCAGTTCATTTCAACCGGTATCATTGGTCCTTTACAGGACCTGGGCAATATCATCCTGCAATACCGGGAGGCTGAAGCATCCTTACAGGTATTCAATGAGTTGATGTTGAAAGAACCAGAATTCAGGCCTGAAGAGCCTATTGAAATAGCCGAGATCGAAAAACTTGAATTCCAAAAGGTCAGCTTCAGGCACAAGGGCGCCAGGGCCAATGCCGTTGAGGATATTTCATTCTGTACAGAAATAGGTGAAACCATTGCCTTTGTGGGTCCTTCAGGTTCAGGCAAATCAACCCTTGTCAAATTACTGGTAGGTTTGTATACCCCAAGCGAAGGGGATATCCTTATTGATACTATTTCTGTCCGCAACATCCGGTACAATCGGGTCAGGAGGCAGATGGGGTTTGTAACACAGGAGACCCAGATGTTCTCAGGAACCATCCGCGACAATATGCTTTTTGTAAAGGACGATGCCACTGACGAAGAGATCATGCAGGCCCTGGAACATGCTTCCTGCATTGACCTGGTCAGGAACTCACCCAAAGGATTAGACTCTGTATTGGGAGAAGGCGGCAAGAAAGTATCGGGAGGTGAACGCCAGCGTTTAGCCATTGCGAGGGCCTTGCTCCGGAAACCACGCTTATTGATCTTCGACGAAGCTACCTCGGCCCTTGATTCCATTACCGAAGAAGAGATCACCGACACCATCAGGAAGATCTCTGCCGAAAAAAAGCAAATGACCATCCTCATCGCCCACCGGCTTTCCACAATCATGCATGCCGATACGATCTATGTACTGGAAAAGGGGAAGATAGTGGAGCAGGGCCAACATGACCAACTCCTGCAGGCAAAAGGACTTTACTATGCGATGTGGCGCCAGCAGGTTGGTGAAAGATGA
- a CDS encoding alpha-ketoacid dehydrogenase subunit alpha/beta, with amino-acid sequence MFFDRKSLSNEQLVEIYQQILLPRMIEEKMLVLLRQGKISKWFSGIGQEAIAVGATLALQQDEWIMPLHRNLGVFTSRNMPLHKLFMQWQGNKDGYSKGRERSFHFGSPEHHICGMISHLGPQLAIADGVALAYKLKDESKVSLAFTGDGGTSEGDFHEALNTAAVWDLPVIFIIENNGYGLSTPVNEQYRCESLVDRARGYGMEGVRIDGNNVLAVYDTIKGVRDYCIANQKPYLVECMTFRMRGHEEASGTKYVPQHLFEEWAQKDPVKKFEEYLVLQEVLTYSEIEQIRTGIRQRIESELQVAYDAAPILPDVQEELKDVYAPVSENFSSPSGQPTKELRLIDAIKEGMDLSMERHPNLVLMGQDIAEYGGAFKITEGMVEKYGKSRVRNTPLCESAILGSALGLSLEGFKSMVEMQFADFVSVGLNQIVNNLAKLHYRWGKNADVVVRMPTGAGVGAGPFHSQSNEAWFVHTPGLKVVYPSTPEDAKGLLIASFNDPNPVMFFEHKALYRSVSGPVPEGYYEIPIGKARQVREGDALSIITYGAGVHWAEEYANAHPEISLDILDLRTLLPLDYDAIKNSVMRTGKVILLHEDTLIGGIGGEISAWISEHCFEWLDAPIMRCASLDTPVPFNIELEKQFLAKSRLGSTIQKILQY; translated from the coding sequence ATGTTTTTCGACAGAAAATCACTATCCAATGAACAATTGGTAGAGATATACCAACAGATCCTGCTACCCCGGATGATCGAGGAGAAAATGCTGGTCCTGCTTCGACAGGGAAAGATCAGCAAATGGTTCAGCGGTATTGGCCAGGAAGCCATAGCAGTTGGCGCCACCCTTGCCTTGCAGCAGGATGAGTGGATCATGCCCCTGCATCGTAACCTTGGGGTCTTTACCAGCAGGAATATGCCCTTACACAAACTGTTCATGCAATGGCAGGGAAATAAGGATGGCTACAGCAAAGGCAGGGAAAGAAGCTTCCATTTCGGTTCACCTGAACACCATATCTGCGGAATGATCTCCCATCTTGGCCCCCAGTTGGCCATAGCGGATGGGGTGGCCCTGGCCTATAAACTGAAAGATGAATCAAAAGTCTCCCTTGCTTTTACCGGCGATGGCGGAACCAGTGAAGGTGATTTCCATGAGGCACTGAATACAGCAGCCGTATGGGACCTTCCGGTCATCTTCATCATTGAGAACAATGGCTATGGCCTTAGTACGCCCGTGAATGAGCAATACCGCTGTGAAAGCCTGGTTGACCGCGCCCGTGGCTATGGCATGGAAGGGGTAAGGATCGATGGCAATAATGTACTGGCCGTTTATGATACCATCAAAGGGGTTAGGGACTATTGTATTGCCAACCAGAAACCCTACCTGGTGGAATGCATGACTTTCAGGATGCGGGGACATGAGGAAGCCAGCGGCACCAAGTATGTACCCCAGCATTTGTTTGAGGAATGGGCTCAGAAGGATCCCGTCAAGAAATTTGAGGAATACCTGGTTTTGCAGGAAGTACTGACCTATTCCGAGATCGAGCAGATCAGGACGGGGATCAGGCAGAGGATCGAATCGGAATTGCAGGTAGCCTATGATGCGGCACCGATCCTGCCTGATGTACAGGAAGAATTGAAGGATGTATATGCCCCTGTAAGCGAAAATTTTTCCAGTCCCTCAGGGCAGCCAACCAAAGAGCTAAGGCTGATCGATGCCATTAAGGAAGGAATGGACCTCTCCATGGAGCGGCATCCCAACCTGGTGTTGATGGGCCAGGATATTGCAGAGTACGGAGGTGCGTTCAAGATCACTGAAGGGATGGTGGAAAAATATGGCAAGTCAAGGGTAAGGAACACGCCATTATGCGAAAGTGCCATCCTTGGCAGTGCGCTGGGCCTTTCACTGGAAGGGTTTAAGAGCATGGTGGAAATGCAGTTTGCAGATTTCGTGAGTGTTGGCCTGAACCAGATCGTGAATAACCTGGCCAAACTGCACTATCGCTGGGGAAAGAATGCGGATGTGGTGGTGAGGATGCCAACCGGGGCAGGTGTGGGAGCCGGACCTTTCCATAGCCAGAGCAATGAAGCCTGGTTTGTGCATACACCCGGATTGAAGGTCGTTTATCCTTCTACACCAGAGGATGCCAAAGGCCTGCTGATCGCTTCCTTTAATGATCCCAACCCCGTGATGTTCTTCGAGCACAAGGCCTTGTACCGAAGCGTCAGCGGACCGGTACCAGAAGGATATTATGAGATCCCGATCGGAAAGGCAAGGCAGGTCAGGGAAGGGGATGCCCTGAGTATCATTACCTATGGTGCCGGGGTGCACTGGGCGGAAGAATACGCCAATGCCCATCCGGAGATCAGTCTGGATATTCTTGACCTCAGGACGCTGTTGCCGCTTGATTATGATGCGATCAAAAATTCGGTTATGCGTACGGGTAAGGTTATCCTCTTGCATGAAGATACCCTTATTGGTGGCATCGGTGGGGAGATCAGTGCCTGGATCAGTGAGCATTGCTTTGAGTGGCTGGATGCTCCGATCATGCGTTGTGCTTCACTGGATACCCCGGTTCCCTTCAATATTGAACTGGAGAAACAGTTCCTGGCCAAATCAAGGCTCGGATCGACCATCCAAAAGATATTGCAGTACTGA
- a CDS encoding phage holin family protein: MNFLVRLLISAIVAFGLSYLLPGVHIDSFSTALIVAIVLALLNTLLKPLLVLLTFPISIITLGLFLLVINALIIMLGTKLVEGFKVDGFWWAMLFSILLSVTTSILHSSTRENS; encoded by the coding sequence ATGAATTTTCTAGTGCGTTTACTGATCTCTGCAATAGTTGCGTTTGGTTTATCCTATTTATTGCCCGGTGTACATATCGATTCCTTCTCCACTGCACTGATCGTTGCCATCGTACTGGCCTTATTGAATACCTTGCTAAAGCCACTCCTGGTGCTACTGACCTTTCCCATTTCCATCATTACCCTCGGACTTTTCCTGCTCGTGATCAATGCCTTGATCATTATGCTGGGGACAAAGCTGGTAGAAGGGTTCAAGGTGGATGGTTTTTGGTGGGCCATGCTTTTCAGTATCTTATTGTCGGTAACGACCTCCATCCTCCATAGCAGTACCAGGGAAAATTCCTAG
- a CDS encoding tetratricopeptide repeat protein — METINDHQSIRLQLERILRFGEFRKSPILSRFLRYIVEAVIEGKSESLKEYTIATNVLRRGKEFNPQFDAAVRIHAVRLRKALRAYYDQEGVNDPIIIEVPTGGYIPNFITLRDQGISFSRQPIEGDLSALCGNVTTVAVLPFKSLGEMANKEYLVDGFCEKLSAELSAFQDISVIAYYSSNRYKNASKDLREIARELGTTHLITGTILQDGDDIFISANLVDGLKGTQLWSRTYEHSIANEKINVVFNDIISTVIPLLGGYYGLLNRSMVLATHPDPGIDNQSVQAVFWYYHYMVQYKEQIYHQAVNSLQQALKVNPHFAMGWAILAHLYVDGPIYGYKTVENPFGEALKFASIALEIDPMCQHGHLAKAWALNFFKSIEEANEHYEKALSINPSNSFFQGASSFGLLCLGKYERSIELYHNSVRLNPFHPWWVKLTAACYYLHKDEYEIALDFLEKIQIQDLIWVPVFRIAVMGHMNMMEEASDEYRKNEHLLKNSAELIRFVIPATFRDPKLSNKILEGVNRTGLIKV; from the coding sequence ATGGAAACTATTAATGACCATCAATCAATAAGGCTTCAACTTGAGCGAATCCTCAGATTTGGGGAGTTCAGGAAGTCGCCAATATTGTCGAGGTTCCTTCGGTATATTGTCGAAGCGGTGATAGAAGGCAAAAGCGAGTCACTGAAAGAATATACCATTGCTACCAATGTCTTAAGGCGGGGAAAGGAATTCAATCCCCAGTTTGATGCTGCTGTCAGGATACATGCCGTTCGGTTAAGAAAGGCCCTGAGGGCTTACTATGACCAGGAAGGTGTAAATGATCCCATAATCATCGAGGTGCCTACGGGTGGGTATATCCCCAATTTTATAACCTTGCGTGATCAGGGTATTTCTTTCTCCAGACAACCTATCGAAGGGGACCTTTCAGCATTATGTGGAAATGTGACCACGGTTGCGGTACTCCCTTTCAAGTCATTGGGTGAAATGGCCAATAAGGAATACCTGGTAGATGGATTTTGTGAGAAATTAAGTGCGGAGTTGTCTGCATTCCAGGACATATCAGTAATTGCCTACTATTCTTCCAATCGATATAAAAATGCATCAAAGGATTTGAGGGAAATTGCACGGGAGCTCGGTACTACACATCTTATAACCGGCACTATCCTTCAGGATGGAGATGATATCTTTATTTCAGCCAACCTGGTTGATGGATTGAAAGGAACCCAGCTCTGGTCGAGAACCTATGAGCATAGCATTGCAAATGAAAAGATTAATGTAGTATTTAACGATATCATCAGCACTGTCATTCCATTGCTGGGTGGTTATTATGGGCTACTGAACAGGAGTATGGTGTTGGCTACCCACCCTGATCCGGGTATCGACAACCAATCCGTCCAGGCAGTTTTCTGGTACTATCACTACATGGTCCAATATAAGGAGCAGATTTACCACCAGGCAGTGAACAGTTTACAACAAGCGCTTAAGGTCAATCCCCATTTTGCCATGGGATGGGCCATTCTGGCGCATCTCTATGTTGATGGACCGATATATGGGTATAAAACAGTAGAAAACCCATTTGGTGAAGCTTTGAAATTTGCCTCTATAGCGCTGGAAATAGATCCTATGTGCCAACATGGGCACCTTGCAAAGGCTTGGGCGCTTAACTTCTTCAAGTCAATTGAGGAAGCCAACGAGCATTATGAGAAAGCACTGTCCATAAATCCCAGCAATTCATTCTTTCAGGGAGCCTCCAGTTTTGGTCTGCTTTGCCTGGGAAAATATGAACGCAGTATCGAATTGTACCACAATTCAGTAAGGCTCAACCCCTTTCATCCCTGGTGGGTAAAATTGACAGCTGCATGCTACTACCTTCATAAGGATGAATATGAAATTGCCCTTGACTTTTTAGAAAAGATCCAGATCCAGGACCTTATTTGGGTGCCGGTTTTCCGGATAGCAGTAATGGGGCATATGAATATGATGGAAGAAGCAAGTGATGAATACCGCAAGAATGAACACTTATTGAAAAACTCTGCTGAACTGATCAGATTTGTTATTCCAGCTACATTCCGTGATCCGAAGCTTTCCAATAAAATCCTGGAAGGGGTGAATAGGACCGGATTGATCAAAGTTTAA
- a CDS encoding TIGR00730 family Rossman fold protein yields MANDKGFLERGRSLSDEIRDSHKVMSDLWQGITAFEGLNNCVTVYGSARFREGHPYYELARSMGAALAANGFAVMTGGGPGVMEAANRGAKEAGGVSVGCNIHLPYEQKPNPYIDKLVSFEFFFTRKVILRKNSIGYVLMPGGFGTMDEIFEVLTLIQTGKLPNRPIVCLGKHYWRHLGTFIRDTMIDVGTISETDLDLALVTDDIGEAVAYLKERVIMPTYKSSPQEDYY; encoded by the coding sequence ATGGCAAATGACAAAGGATTTCTGGAAAGGGGTCGGTCCCTTTCCGATGAGATCAGGGATTCACATAAGGTAATGTCGGATCTATGGCAGGGCATTACCGCATTCGAGGGATTGAACAATTGTGTTACAGTTTATGGGTCAGCCAGGTTTAGGGAGGGACATCCTTATTATGAATTGGCCAGATCAATGGGTGCGGCCCTTGCTGCGAATGGCTTTGCGGTAATGACCGGAGGAGGTCCCGGGGTAATGGAGGCGGCCAACAGGGGCGCAAAGGAAGCTGGTGGGGTATCGGTTGGGTGTAATATCCATCTGCCTTATGAGCAAAAGCCGAATCCCTACATCGACAAACTGGTATCCTTTGAATTCTTCTTTACCCGCAAGGTCATCCTGAGAAAGAACTCCATAGGTTATGTGCTGATGCCCGGGGGATTTGGGACCATGGATGAGATCTTCGAAGTGTTGACCCTGATCCAAACCGGAAAGCTTCCCAACCGGCCAATAGTTTGTTTAGGCAAGCATTACTGGCGGCACCTGGGCACGTTCATCCGGGATACCATGATTGATGTTGGAACGATCTCGGAAACTGACCTTGACCTTGCCCTGGTAACGGATGATATTGGGGAAGCGGTTGCTTACCTGAAGGAAAGGGTTATTATGCCCACCTACAAGTCTTCCCCGCAAGAGGATTATTATTAG
- a CDS encoding AI-2E family transporter: MEPHQTKKELGFIEKILALLLVLLILYMTYSVIGVFAGVFTFAIIFAVSFYGLFEKLAGTKGRRRKLIAFLYGLLLVSVIAVPMILLIDKMGDTVHKAQYWVTNVSPKTVEPLPDWVKNIPLAGRKIDLFWTEFSADPDAYIGNHRESIKAIFQKIISGGLGLLGTSLELVLGIIISAILLFRGSQVLKPIYAILEKLASPETAVELVDSAGKAIRGVAIGVMGTAFIEAILAWVGYSIAGIGAAPALAALTFLFAVVQLGPVLVLIPVVIWLGNTGQTGWMIFMIIYGLVVLMGVDNVLKPILIGKSGKMPILVLFLGVVGGMSLWGFTGMFKGAIVVALTYTLFKHWTEKPGTTKLVNEEGAAVS, encoded by the coding sequence ATGGAACCTCACCAAACAAAGAAAGAACTTGGATTCATTGAGAAGATACTTGCCCTTTTGCTGGTACTGCTCATCCTTTATATGACCTATTCAGTAATAGGTGTATTTGCGGGGGTATTCACCTTTGCGATCATTTTTGCCGTTTCCTTCTATGGTTTATTTGAAAAGCTTGCCGGGACAAAGGGACGCAGAAGGAAGTTGATCGCTTTCCTGTACGGATTACTCCTTGTGTCTGTTATTGCCGTTCCCATGATCCTGCTGATCGATAAGATGGGAGATACGGTTCACAAGGCGCAATACTGGGTCACCAATGTGAGTCCCAAAACAGTGGAGCCGCTTCCGGATTGGGTAAAGAATATCCCACTTGCGGGAAGGAAGATCGACCTATTCTGGACCGAGTTCTCGGCAGATCCTGATGCTTATATCGGGAATCACCGGGAAAGTATCAAAGCCATATTCCAGAAAATAATCTCAGGCGGGCTTGGTTTGCTGGGAACAAGCCTGGAGTTGGTCCTCGGTATCATTATTTCCGCAATATTATTGTTCAGGGGATCGCAGGTCTTGAAACCTATTTATGCCATATTGGAAAAACTGGCTTCTCCGGAAACCGCTGTCGAACTGGTGGATTCAGCCGGGAAGGCCATCAGGGGGGTAGCCATAGGGGTGATGGGTACTGCATTCATTGAAGCCATCCTGGCATGGGTGGGCTATTCCATTGCAGGTATTGGGGCAGCGCCTGCCCTTGCAGCATTAACCTTTCTTTTCGCGGTAGTCCAATTGGGGCCGGTCCTGGTATTGATACCGGTGGTGATCTGGCTCGGTAATACTGGCCAAACAGGGTGGATGATCTTCATGATCATCTATGGGTTGGTGGTATTGATGGGTGTTGACAATGTATTAAAGCCAATACTGATTGGAAAGAGTGGTAAGATGCCCATACTGGTCCTTTTCCTGGGGGTCGTTGGGGGCATGTCGCTTTGGGGTTTTACCGGTATGTTCAAGGGTGCAATCGTTGTTGCGCTGACTTATACCCTGTTCAAGCACTGGACAGAGAAACCTGGTACTACTAAGTTGGTCAATGAGGAAGGAGCAGCGGTTAGCTGA